Genomic segment of uncultured Tolumonas sp.:
TATGTGTTTGTCGCAGGAAGAACCATTGAATGACGTAAATTAAACTCTAATTGGAAAGAGAGCACGCCACCAATTGATGCAGTAAATGGTATTGTTGTTTTAACCTCACCGCTCGGAACATTTAAAGGTAATACTGTACCACCTGATTCTTTTACGTAAGAGGTTGGGTGTGTAGTAACGACACCGACACTATCGTTGAGGAAATGGGTCTGTCCATCTTCAACCATCAGCCGTAACTGTTGATAAGTACCGCTGGGAATAGAGGTATTCGTGAGTAACGCATGTTTCATCCCATCTTGGTATTTCAGCAAATCGAGATAGAGAAACTCTGGGTTACCATTGCTATCTGGAGGAATAGTATAGCCAGTTGGCAAACAGCCATCGTCACTGGTTGTTGGAATTAAATTTAAGTGATTCCAAACTGTTTCAGTATTTACACCTTCTTGTTTCAAACGCAGGCTGTTGACCGCAATACAAACCTTCAGTGCACTATCTACTGGTGCATCAGAAATAGCTAAATTCAGTTTCGTTGTGCCACTACTTCCATCGCCACCACCCCCACAGCCAGCCAATAGCAGCATCAGCGTGAGAGCGTAACCAGATTGATGTTTCATTATGAGCAACTCCATGTTGGAACGTGCTTAATAATTATAGTTTCTTTTTTTAACCAAAACTTACATTTCAACGGAGCGAGTTGTTTTGAACAAGAGCATTGTTTCACTCATGAGGTATATCGTGTCTGCCAGTAAATTAATTGCAGGAACGTGAGGGATTGAGATGTTTTCTAAGCCAATGATACTAAAGTTTGGATATGGTGAGATTTTTCGACTTAAACCGAACGTTAAGTTCCACACAGTTGTTTACTCTGTTCTGCAATCCAGGAGTCAGTTATGTCTAATCAAGACAAGCTAGAAATTGCCAGACTCACACTCGATTATATTATTTCGATCCAGACATCTGAAAATGCTACGCATGCTTTAAGACGGCTTGAAGCGGAAGCGGGGCGAAATGGCGATCCTGATACATTTGGTGCTCTATATCGGGTGGTATTCAAAGAAATCGAAGCGAGTGTTTTATCGGTTAATAATGATGAACAGAAATCTAATATTTAATAAATAACGCATTTCGTTATTATTTCCTATTCAAACGAGGCTTTTTACTAATAAATAAGGTTTCGGTTGGTTATCTTTTTATTATGTGTTTGATTTTAATATAAAATAACCATTTTATTTGTGGCTGCTTTTTTATTCTATTGTTTTAAATGAATTTTTTGGCAGGTGCATTTTATTCCTGTGAATTACTTTTCAATAAAATTGCTACGCTAGTTAAAATTGATTAAAAAGTGATCAATTTCTCTTTACCATTCCTCACTAATTTTGTAGCATTGCTTACAAGTTTGCATGATATGGAAGTCGTAAGTATTTTCATGCTTACGCCTTTATCTACTCACATTCAGGTGTGATTTCATGTAAATAATGGGGTCGATTTTTTCGATTCTTTTGCCATCGAAAGCACTCCCGAAACGGCAAGCCCCGGGTAACCGGGTGCACGCAAAGCCACAGGTCCATTTGAGTGATTAAATGGACAGCTGGGTTACCGAAGGAGCGCGTAAAATCGCTGCGTTTTGGGCGCTTTCGAGGTTTTATTACTTGAGGGTACCCAAAATGATGTCTTTTTTTGCTTCCACGGCTGTTAGCTATGGCTTGTCTGCGCGAGCACGCTGGTTTGCATTGTTGTTGATGACTATCTTCTGTGGGCTGAGTGGTGTAAGTACACCAGCAATGGCGGAGTCTGCTACACAAACAGCCAGTGCAATCAATACCTCTCAGGTAAGACAACTCACCACCGAACTTGCTCAATTAATCGCTCATTACCGTCAGGCTGATGACAGTGAACAAGCGAATCTGCTCAACGAAATCCAATCGATTACTGAACAACGCCAAGCCCTGTTGCTTGAATTGGTCGCGGTTGCTCCGGCTGAGGTTTTACATAACGCACTACCGGCACAAGCTTTATTAGGCATGCCTGCTGAAATCCAGTCCCGTCTGGAGCAGCCGCAAACCAGTGAAGGTGAATTGGTTGTTGCGTACGAAGA
This window contains:
- a CDS encoding DUF4382 domain-containing protein, coding for MKHQSGYALTLMLLLAGCGGGGDGSSGTTKLNLAISDAPVDSALKVCIAVNSLRLKQEGVNTETVWNHLNLIPTTSDDGCLPTGYTIPPDSNGNPEFLYLDLLKYQDGMKHALLTNTSIPSGTYQQLRLMVEDGQTHFLNDSVGVVTTHPTSYVKESGGTVLPLNVPSGEVKTTIPFTASIGGVLSFQLEFNLRHSMVLPATNTYYKLKPTGIKLLDVSTLSTISGSVNSAYCAGNLSNAGVYLYNSDAVTPPYQGIDYDTAHGGPVLTSLVTTTSGVSSYQINYVEPGTYDVVLVCNAGNDAITENGNENSFDPDEANVIEGVQAPSSAGSSPITVDFLTLPPI